GCGACGCGCCCCGCCACGCCCGCTCGGCCctgcagccgccgcgccgcgccccgcACGCTCGCCTCGCCCCTGCGCGCGCCTGCCCGCGCCCCGAGGCCGCCCGCGCGCCGCAGCCTGCTCGCCCGCTCCCCGCCGCGCCCGCTCACTCGCCCCTGCCATCATGCTCCGGTGCTGCTGCGGCATCGCAaggaagcgagagagagagagagagtagagagAGAAAAGTGTGGTAGGTGGGAGAGAGGTTGACATATGGACCCGACCGGACACGAGCGGACGAGGACGAGGCTGCTGCGTCCGTTTTCTGTCCGGTTTGGCCCCAAAACGAGACCAACTTTGGTCCAGGAATGGGATGAAACGGACACGAAGCGGACGAAAAAGCAAAATGGGGTCTGCCGATGGGCCGTCTGATTtatccgttttaccccaaacggacggaaGCGGAcatgatagggtcgcgcggtggagttggcgtTAGTGCCGCCGCAATGTGCAATGCTACGCTAATGGATTTGCGCATTTTAGTCGGCTCACACAAAATCGAAAGCGACAGGCGTTTAGCGATATGGCACTTGAAAGGGCACGAAGATTTGTTTAATTAATTCGGGGCAGGGTCAACCAGGAAGAAATGCGGGAGTTGTCAAAAAAACAAGAGGAAGAAATGCGGGAGAGGTTATCTTGCAGGGTTAATGCCGCGTGATGATCATCTTGACGCCTTCTCGCTCTTCACAAATCACAAGAGCCGTAAAATTGGAGCTCAAATGCGTACGTGAACACAGACCTGATCACATCAGATGAGATGAATTATTGCCTTTTTGGTTTGTCCCTGTCCAAATCCGCTGACGGACGAGCCAGGGTTGCCATGCCAAAGGTCAgccgtcatcttcatcaccatatTGTATAGAAAAATATATGGAAAACATGATTCGTTTTTTTATGGAAAACTAACATCATTGGTCAGACATATCATAGAGGATACTGTGGATCATGGTAGACGGAAACTCCATGGAAGAATATCAATCATACGCCGGCGATACGGCAGTGAATCTGGAGCTCCAGCAGAAACTTTCTCTTTCTCTTGTGAGAGAGGAAGATGGCATTCCATCCGTTTGGATTAGATCGCGCCGATTAGTAGCAAAATTGAATTAAGTAGACAAATCTCTTTCCAACCCACTTGTTTGACTTTCGCGCGGCGCCCGCCACCACCACCCCCGAGCCCACCCCGCCGCCTATATATGCCGCCAAACCCGACGGCCACCACCCCAGAGCAGTAAACTCCGCTACAGCACACACAAACCAGAGAGACCACACCAGAAGGAGATCGGCCGCCCAGTTCAAAAAAAAAGGAGATCGGCCGCCGGAGATGGGCGCGAGCCTCCTGCAGGCGGTGGCGGCGCTGGTGAGCACGTGCACGCGGCGGCTGCAGCGGGCGGCGAGGAGGATGGGCAGCGGCAGGCCGGCCGTGGCGCCGTGGAGGAAGGCCTTCTCGCTGCCGACGGGCAAGGGGAAGGCCGCGGCGGggccggaggaggagggcgggCTGTGGAGGAAGGAGATACTCATGGGGGAGCGCTGCCAGCCGCTGGAGTTCTCCGGGGTCATCTACTACGACGCCGACGGACACCGCCTCGCGCAGCCGCCCCGCTCGCCCATGCGCAGCCCGCTCCCGGCGTCCTTcaagctcgccgccaacgccggcGTCCGTTAGCTAGCGTCCGTGCGGAggcgctcctcctcgtcgtcctccttcCTTGGGCCGAGCAGAGTGGAAAGATGGCGAAGCTTGCTCTGTTTTTTGTCCGGTGAGAGAGGCAGAGTGTTCGTGTATATGTTGCTTCTTCTTAGTGCTTTGTTTGTTTTTCGTTTTTACTGGTATTGTAATGGTAATAGGAATTATAAACTACagtacttttctgcaaaacttggtGTTGCCTATGCAATTTTCTTTGATTGCAAAACTAGGTGCTCTGCTTGTGGGAGTTGATCAGCTAGGCAAATTATTCCATGGAGAATTCTTTTTTCTTCCAGACTACCCATATTTTCTTTAGAAATCCTCATGGTTTGTGTGCTAGATTGATCAGCGTGAGTGGTAAGATTAATATTTTCGCTTTAGTTCTACCTATCAGCCAGGTCACATGAGTCTATGTGTTCAACGAACCATACCGTAAATATTGTACCGTTTCCTCGTGTGCTCGCTTTGTTCGGCCTGTTTGGTGTCATGACATAGGTTTTTTAGAACGATATTTAGCCATTAGACCGGATTTTAAGAACCTGAGTACCTCGGAATCTACTTCATAAAGCTTAAAATAGAACAATAggtcacacacgcacgcacacacacactaatatttttaaaacaattcgACAATTCATGGCCAGAGTATAAATGAGAAACTTAAAATACCCAGGTCACAAATGGTCTTATTACTTCAAACATTGCATGTGTAAGTTTCAACTCAATATATAGATGCATGCCCCAATGCACACTTGCATTTACGAAAATTGTAAAGTTTACGCAAaaacaaaacactttttttggagtTCTGAAAAAATTAAGCATTTCCTATCATGCACCTCTCCACTACATATTTCTCTTTAGTAATGACTATACGAAAAAAATGTCTTGAATTTTCATTGAAAGGATATTTAgtgttttcttctttccttttagGCCCTTTTTCCCACTAATATATCCCTAGCTTTGTTATCAAGATTACCCAAATTGCTTCGATCATAAATCCACAGGCATAACTGATTCCTCATCGACACTAGCAAATTCTGCCGCGGATGAATTAAATATGGGCGCATGATTGCTCACATTGATATCATCCATGTTGACGTCAACATTGTCTTCTGGTATTAAGGATCCTCTCTCAATGATGCTTTCATCTCATCTAGTACCTCCTTACGTTTTCTTTTATCACATCCGGATGGATACTTTCTACCTAAACCCGATATGACGGTGCTAAAATTGAAAGTAAAATATTAGATTAATTACAGAAGATTTGAATCTAATACAATGACAAAATCTGCTAGGGCATAGTATAGTACCTTCTCTCTGTAGTCTAATTTAGCTATGTGTGCGCAATGATTTGATCACCTGAAAACAGATCCCTATTGACAGGGTCGATCGATCGATCGGAAATCGGGattagaaaaagaaagaaacaagaaGAACAGGCGAGGGCAGAAGGCGTGCGAGAGAGGTACCTGCCGCGGTCATCGCGTCGGTTGTCAGGAGGTAGAGTTCAGATCTTGAACACGATTAGACGAACAAAGGTAGGGGACATGCAAAAGAGCAGGGAACGAGATGACCAAACGATCCGAAGGAAAAGGAAATCCTGCGTGAATCGAGcgattcctttccttttttttagggtatttcctttcctttttttgaggtGTAAGCGATTCCTTTCCTATGCACGTCTCTGCCTGTACGTGCAAGCATGGGCCAGGCCCATCATCTCTCCTTTTCTTTCCTAGGCCTAGCACGCGAGGCTGAGGCGTCGCTGAGTTAATTTGGTTCAATTTTTCTTCGCTCGAGGTATATACCTGTATTGTACCCTACGTACACATACCTGCGAGGGCCCCCCTGactttcgggggcccggggcggccgccccgtccccccacccccccacccccccctcagggccggccctgcatGGAATGCCAACTTGGACATGCTGGTAATCCAAACCTTAGGTGCACAAACCTTAGGTTTTCAGGAGCCCCCGGGGGTGTAGCATATCAGAAGTTTGCACTATACACCTTCTATCCTCGTTCTTTTTTATAATTACCTTGCGGGAGTCAGCCGACGGAACTGGTCAATTTTGTGCCACACAAAAGATGCACTTCCAAGTATTGAAAGATCAACAACAAAAAATGCACATGGTCAAATGGGTCGTACACTTGCAAATTCTCGTAAGAAAATGTCAAATGACGTGCTTCACCAACAAATGACTATGGGCTAGTATAAATACATACGTGTGCAAACACTATAGAGCCAGCAGCAAAAGGGCAAGATTAACCAAACAAACCTTGTAACAATATTTAAAAGTGTATCAATATGCAATTGGTGAATTGTGTTGCGCTTACAAATTAGGGAATGATGGGTCAAACAAACATTACAATAGGCAGTGCGTTGTTGGGCAAACGAAATTATCATGATCCACGGTACCATTCAAGGCCTACAACAAACAATAAAAATGTTGTTAGAAGAATAACAAAATTATGGAACCATCGGGAAATGCACAGATTATTCCATTTCTGAAAATAATGGAGCTTTGAGGTATATATTTCTCAACATAAAAGCATATGCTTCAAGGACCAATTGTTTTCCTCATCTTCCAACCTCCAAGTTTCTGTTACTTTTGTACGGCTTCTAGGACCAGGCGATGTTCCAGAACTCCGTAAGGCTGAATGCCCTTTGACTGATTATTAATAAAACATTCCTTTCCGACAAAAAATAAATAACATAAACAGCCGTGCAACTATACAAGGAGGAAAGGGAGAGAGTATTTGAGTGTTCATATCTTTTTTGTTAGTGTTCATATCGACCTGGTGATCACTTTTAAATTTCTTTTAATCTTGTTGTTCGAAAAAAAGGATTACCCCTGATCTCTGCATCAAAATGATGCATGCGACTATCTTGATTAATTCACTCATCAGATTCTAACAAAACGAATACAGATATCAATCCAAAGCCACATTCGAGACGAATAAAGCCGCTACACCTACAAGTATAAAGATGAGCCTTGACCGCATCAACGGGCATCATCTCAAGAAGTCGTCCCCCTGGCAAACTGAGAGTATCAACCGGTCTAGGCGTCCCATAACGAGCACCACATGCACACGCTCTAGGATCCGCCACCGCCATCTTCCAGCGTCCCATCTTCAGGAGGGATCATTGCATGCCAGCTTATTGCGTAGTACAAGTTAACACTATAGCTCACTTTACCATGAGGGACCTCAGCCCCGAAAAGGAGCAGAGGACACACACACCGAGCGACATCTGGAACAGACGAGTACCACGGCATTTGTCGCCCCAAGGGACTGCTTAGCTTAAACGGGAAGAACTCCCCCGTACAGAGAGGGGAGAAAATCCGGCCAAACCGCTCGTGGACAAGGCTTGATTGTGTGCACGCCATGAGTGCCACCTTTGGCAATTTCTTGGCCATGCTTTTGCCAATTTCCCCCTGACCCCTTTTCCCATTGCCCCGTCATCTGATCAAATCTGATAAAGATCTAGGAGTATTtatcaaaaaaggaaaaaagaactgATAAATATCTGGTTTGGCCGAACGATGATCGGGTGCGCGTCGTATGTGCACAGGAGTCGCACACGAAAACATGGATGGATTGCCACTTGGGAGGCCTTTTGCCTGGGTTGGGTTGGAGCAATCGATGGGGGAACACGGCAAACGGAAGGGGCATGCACAGGAAGCACCCACCGGCCGCCGGGTCCATGCATGAGTGAGTGGTTGTTACGCCTCCGGTGGCCTTTCCAGGTAGATCGATCGGGCCGACACGTACGGTGGGTTTATGGAGCGTTCATCGTAGCAGCACTACAAATGTTTCGTGGTCTGCATCCAGAAAGGGACGGCTCGGATCATCTCGATCGTTTCGTGTGTGTGTGTAGGTGTAGTGTAGGTAGATATTATTTTCCCCAGGAAAACACAGAGTGCTTGCTGAAACCAACGAAACGATGCAGAGGTGGCGCGAGCCGCCTGGCTTTGTTGGGTCCATGCACATGCACCCACAAGTTCTCAAAAATGATGCCTGTGCCACCACCGGAACACTCGAGCCTCGATGGATGGATAGTGCAATGGCGTCATCGGCAAGATCTGCTTCATTGGCGTGTATGATTGCACCCGATTGTTGTGGTGGACCCGCCTCGCAAGCGGGGTTGTCAGAGGATGAGTGTGGGAGAAAGGGGAAAGGGATTCAAGGTGGGCATTGAGTGAGCAGCCCACCCGATTTTTCCGGCTCGCTAATGAGTGCTCGGAGCTCGCGTCCTGCGCCATgctgtaacatcctaaattttcaatttagaatgttatacattagattatcatgcatatcatattttacttcgCATTTTGGTCCATCCtaaaaattctatgcaactcaatgacccacggagagagttggggatttcgttattttcatatttgagttctctcaaattttgagaataggatcatttgatattatttattttatcatcaattatttctactacaaaatatgagagagggaataaaatgactttcccaaaataaaaaaatattgaggatttaataataaaatcaaataagattttatttcggagtttttcggtgttttatttgaatttaggaaaaatgtgcatttttaaaaattgcatttaggttccaaataaatgttcaccttgtgcggcttgattttagaagcccgtgaaaatttatttcgaaaTTTTTGAAGTCCGCTTAGTATtttttttttcttccgagcggaataattaaaaaaaaacgaaccgacttcgggccgtacccgagcgggacaccgcccgggggcagcctttaaatagcgcgccccgagccgccccagcccatcagcctcACCTCGATCCGCgcgcgtcgccggagccgccgccgacgacgccgatcccgccgcccgaggttcgtcgcgcctcgttttccgtgccgaaaaaaagagaaaaaatcggtgttcgttgtttttctttttctcggattaaatccgtgatttttctgatcgcgattcctgatccgattttcgttttagtttaacttttcgctcgtttatcggaatcaggcgattcaagcgcctagggattcgtctcgaaaccctctatccgtttaaccaacttaaacaaaattttgctattgtaaaatttgccctagatccagattagtagaacgaagttgttttctttcgccgttcgtttttcgttgcttcgttcgatttgattctttttgccaatcggagttcttaagttaaactttctggttagatctcttatttgagttttacctgtgcattagatgagtacttattgtatgcttgtttgtttgtctgcgatagagtacccggagtgcgccgcctgttacttcgaatcgttaggtttcgcggatcatcagcaaggcaagtaatactttgatcataccttttctactacccagttttattgcattagatcaatcctcacacattgcatgattaggatctaattaaattgtaggatgggaagtagatgaggtagtacatattacatgtttattatcaaacctttgggagttacttctgcgtttgcttattatgccatgctatgctagtagacgtggattgggtgagtgatatccatgacagatgtgagattgttaactaatcgtttatctaaggtggcaacttaaacacacatctgggtggattgaggcacctgggtattccaggacttgcctgttttcttttagaccgccacccaggctcaaagggatcatgagactattcatactagaaactttcgtgtgcagtcacaagctagtatgggctctagcatagttgactaagttgtgcgaactcttacagtggtagactagcagatgtaggggatgtaggtggtacggtctacccgatcgtaaggtgctagcgcttctgaaagactatgtctcggtcatccgtcttctcaaacaccatgtagtgcgagaaaccaaacggaggcgatcgagtcttgtggggaaaagtgcgcaaacctctgcagagtgtaataaactaatcatggttagccgtgttcccggttatggacatcttgagtatctagtacttggattttcatgtgaatctcaacatgttactctaaattaattttgttgggttatgtttaatgatgatgcttaattgtgattgagaatgctgtcaatcattctcaatgtttaacaatcaccatgatagtaattaaattttattcatttaaagtagaaaaaaattggctttacgcaaaactgtaaccatagaggttccaccagccaaatatgcatatagtatagtcgtttcatttcattactctctatgtgttacattgccagcatatttcatgtgctgacccattttcgggctgcaacgttaatgttgcagacttttcagatgacgattaaggagtttttaggtcgtggttctatactcagtgatgccgttggagttgatggactcacttatcttccaaaccttccgctgttatcgttattagatggccttaagccatacttattgtaataagttctcttttaagacactcgatgtaataagtgtgtgattgctactctgttataaatcctccgagtattgtgtggtgtcagcattactgattcagggatgacaccggagcatagagatcagactgtttgaggtctggtcgctacacatgcCTCCTCTACTTCTGCGTGTGCCGAATCCGGAACAGTAACTGCGGTAGATAGGTTCATGTGTTGTCCTTTTTTTCGTCAGAGGGATGAGTGCACGTGCACGGGTGCTTCAGCGCTACTTGTGTTGTGGGTAACGTCGTGCGGCTGATTCAGCTCCCATTGTCGCCGCCAGGAGAGGTTTTTTCCTCGTCCATTTCCATCTGTTTGGAACTCATTAGTACTACGTACCTCAGTGACGATCTGGTAAAACACAGTTAGTCAAAACTTCCAGAGGGAATAGAATGGCATACATCCGTGCAACCCTGGTCCAGCTGAGAGAGTGCATCATCGCAAAACGTAGCCCCCAAAATTTCAGCCTCCCAAATTGGCGTTACAATTCaattttgttaagttattttaCTCTGCTAAGTCTCAGTCCATACTATCTTCCTTTCATTTTGCATGGAGATTCGCGCAAAAAAATTATTCAGTTTTTTTTCTTCTTACATACTATATCAACTTGATTTCGTtatgtctcagtcgactgagacctagccagGGTCAGCAAAATTGCAACAGCAAAAAACTGGTATTGCCCACCATAAACAAGTCACTAATAAACAACAGAGGA
The sequence above is drawn from the Triticum aestivum cultivar Chinese Spring chromosome 7A, IWGSC CS RefSeq v2.1, whole genome shotgun sequence genome and encodes:
- the LOC123150369 gene encoding uncharacterized protein; its protein translation is MGASLLQAVAALVSTCTRRLQRAARRMGSGRPAVAPWRKAFSLPTGKGKAAAGPEEEGGLWRKEILMGERCQPLEFSGVIYYDADGHRLAQPPRSPMRSPLPASFKLAANAGVR